GCAGTTGATGAAGCTTTAAAAGAAATTTTAAATAAAGAAGGAGCTTCAACTCAGGAAGAAATTTGCGAAAAACTCTCTTCTCTAGGAATTGCAACGACACAATCTTCCGTGTCTCGCTGGTTAAGAAAGGTCCATGCAATAAAGATCCCTGGGGAAAAGGGAGCGCGCTACTCTCTTCCTCCTTCAATAGACGAATCTAACATTAAGCATTTGGTTTTTTCTATTCGTCATAACTCTTCTTTAATCGTTATCCGGACAGCTCCGGGCTCTGCTTCATGGATAGCAGGTTTAATTGACAATAAGTTTTCAGAAAACATCTTAGGAACTTTAGCTGGTGATGATACAATTTTTATTACACCGAGTGCAGAGTCAATGATTCCCTTGATAGTCAAAGACATTGAAAACTTCTTGCTAGTTTTTTCAGATTAGGCGCATGATTATGCTTTGAGAGTAAATAAATATGCATAGCTGATTTATGGAACATTTGGCTGCTACAGCAAAGGTGCTACTGCGTGGTTGTGGATATACGTTATTCGTTAGCGGAATTTCCATACTTTGTGGCTCCTTATTAGGTTTAATTATTGGAACAATCACATCACGTTATTTCCCATGTCGCATTACACGATGGTTGGGAAATCTCTACGTTACAGTAATTCGAGGTACACCACTATTCATTCAAATTCTCATATTTTATTTTGGTCTTCCTTCCATTATTAGGCTGGATCCCACCCCACTAATGGC
This portion of the Chlamydia crocodili genome encodes:
- the argR gene encoding arginine repressor, encoding MKKNIAVDEALKEILNKEGASTQEEICEKLSSLGIATTQSSVSRWLRKVHAIKIPGEKGARYSLPPSIDESNIKHLVFSIRHNSSLIVIRTAPGSASWIAGLIDNKFSENILGTLAGDDTIFITPSAESMIPLIVKDIENFLLVFSD